CCAGGGACAGGATCTGCTCTTCAACCTTGCGGGGCAGACGAGCCATCTCGACTCCATGCAGGATCCCAATACCGATCTGGAGATCAACGCGCGGGCTCAGCTCTCGATTCTCGAGACCTGCCGGAAGCACAACCCCGGCGTCAAGGTAGTCTTCGCCAGCACGCGCCAGATCTATGGAAAGCCGCAGTATCTCCCCGTGGACGAGAAACACCTCCTGATCCCCGTGGACGTGAACGGGATCAACAAGATGGCGGGCGAGGCCTACCACGTCCTCTACAATAACGTATACGGGATCCGGGCTTGCGCGCTCCGGCTCACGAACACGTACGGGCCTCGAACGCGAGTCAAAGACGCGCGCCAGACATTTTTGGGAATCTGGACGCGACTGATTCTGGAGGGAAAACCATTCGAGGTCTGGGACGGGAGTCAACTCCGCGACTTCACCTACGTGGACGACGCCGTGGAGGCGTTCCTGCTCGCGGCGGCCAGTGAGGAGGCCGACGGCAAAGTGTTTAACCTGGGCGGCGCCGATCCCCCGATCAGTCTTAAAGATTTGGCCGATCTGCTCGTCAGCGCGAACGGCGGCGGCCGCTACGAGCAGCGCACGTTCCCCTCGGACCGAAAGCGCATCGATGTCGGTGACTACTACGCAGATGATCGGGCAATCCGCTCCGCCCTCTCGTGGCAGCCTCGCGTGACGTTGCGAGAGGGGCTGGCTCGAATGCTGGAGTATTACCGGCAACACCTTCCCCGCTACCTCTGACGAGCGTCGTGGCGACCACACCTCCCATTCTGCCGATGGATCCGCGCGCGAACTACCTCGCCCACCGGGAGGAGATCGACAGCGCCATCAGTGGAGTACTGGAGGGCGGCCGGTACATCCTCGGTCCGGAGGTGGCCGCCTTCGAGCGGGAGTTTGCCGAATACGTCGGCGTGCGGCACGCGGTCGGCGTGGGGAGCGGAACCGAGGCGTTGCACCTGGCCCTCCTTGCCTGTGGGATCGGGCCCGGCGACACCGTCGCGACCGTCTCCCATACCGCGGTCGCAACCGTCGCCGCGATCGAGCTCGCGGGGGCGACCCCGCTCCTGGTCGACATCGAGCCGCGCACGTTCACGATGGACCCGGAGCGGCTGGAGGAGGCGATCGCGGCTCAACGGGCCACCTCCCCTTCGGCGTCCGTCCGGGCGGTGATCCCGGTGCATCTCTACGGGCATCCCGCCGACCTCACGGCGATCCTCGCCGTGGCGCGAGGGCACGGCCTTCGCGTGATCGAGGACTGCGCCCAGGCCCACGGAGCCTCGTGGAACGGACGTCGCGTCGGAGCGCACGGTGACATCGCCGCATTCAGCTTCTACCCCACGAAGAACCTGGCCGCCCTGGGCGATGGCGGCGCCGTCGTGACCGACGATCCAGCCCTCGCCGAGCGCGTTCGCCTCCTGCGCGAGTACGGATGGCGCGAGCGCTACGTCAGCGACTTCGCCGGCACCAATTCCCGACTCGACGAGCTCCAGGCGGCGGTGCTGCGCGTCAAGCTCCGGCACCTGGAGGCCGAGAACGCGCGCCGGCGGGCGATCGCCGCCATGTACGACCAGGCGCTCGCCGGCTCATCGGTCGCGCCGCCGCGCGCAAGGACCGAGGGACGGCACGTCTACCACCAGTACGTCGTCCGCAGCCCGAGGCGCGATGGCCTGATCGAGGAGTTCGGAGGGCGCGGGACCCGTCTTTTGATCCACTATCCCCAGCCGGTTCATCTGCAGCCCGCCTACCGCACGCGAGCGCGCCTGGCGCCGGGCGGTCTGCCCCATACCGAGCAGGTTTGCCGTGAGATCGTGAGCCTGCCGATGCATCCACATCTCACGGATTCGCAAGCGCGGACCGTCACGGAGTGGATCCTCTCCTGGGATCGTGCCGCAGTGAACGGGGCGTGATGCGGCATTTCTGCACTTATTTTGACCGCAACTACCTGTCCCGGGGTCTCGCGCTCTACCGGTCGCTGCAGGCGCTCGGGCGGCCCTTTCAGCTCTGGGTCCTATGCATGGATCCGGTGTGCCACGCGGCGCTCGCGAGCGCGGAGCTTCCCGGCATACGCCCGATCGCGCTCGAGGATTTCGAGCGGGGGGACGACGCGCTGCTTCGCGCCAAAGCGAATCGGACGCTCGTGGAGTACTACTTCACATGCACCGCCTCGCTGCCGCGCTACGTCTTCCGCGAAGAGCCTGGGATCGATCTCCTCACCTACGTGGATGCCGACCTCTACTTTTTCGCGGACCCCGAGCCGCTCTTCGAGGAGCTCGCCGGAGGGTCCATCGCGATCATCGAGCATCGGATCTCGAAGCGCCTCGGACCGCTCGAGCAGTACGGCCGCTATAACGTCGGCTGGATCTCGTTCCGCCGCGACGCGAACGGCATGGCATGCCTCGAGTGGTGGCGCGACCGCTGCCTGGAATGGTGCTACGACCGCGTCGAGCCGGGACGGTTCGCGGAGCAGAAGTACCTCGACGAGTGGCCGCGGCGGTTCGGGGGGGTTGTGGTCCTTCGCCATCCCGGCGCGAACGCGGCCCCGTGGAATCTCGCCGATCATCCGGTTCGGTGGGACGGGGATCGGCTCCGAGTGGGGGAGAGCCCGCTCCTGTTCTTCCACTTCCACGGCTTCCGGCACCTCGGCGGGCGCCTCTACGATCCCAACCTGTCACGATACCGCGCGAGGCTTTCGAAAACGGCGCGCCTTCATGTCTACCATCCGTACATCCGCGCCCTCCATGAAGCCGATGGGGAAATCTCGCCCCATTCCGGGAACACCTCGCTGGGGACGAGCGTGCGCCATCCGCTGCCCACCCCGTTCGTCCAACGTGTCGTGAAACGGATTCGACGGCTGGGACGGTTTTGGATCGGGCTCGCCTCGGGCCACTATCTTCTGGCGCCGCGCCCCGGGACTTCTAAGCGTCGCGTCTCAGGCTCTGCTTCAGTGCCCGCGCGAAGTTGAGGAGATGGAGTCGGCGAAGGACCCGTTGTAGATAGTGCCTCAGGTAGTCGCCGAATACGGTATAGACGGAGAACCGGACCACGTCCGGGAACGCGTAGTGTCTGCGCACGATCCGGAATCGCTCCCGGGCGAGCGCAGGGAAACGCTCCCAGCTCACGCCGCCAAAGCCCATGCTTGCGACCACGACGGGGACGAAGCGCGTCGTGATTCCGGGATCCTCGAACACTCGAAGCAGCCAATCGTAGTCCGCCGCGATCCGGTACTCGGTCCGGAAGCCGCCGACGCGGTCGAATACGGATCGTTTGCAGAGAATCGCCTGGTGCGCGATTCGCGTGCCGAAGAGCAACGCCGGCCGGTCCACGGGTTGCCCTACGACGTCGGTGTATCGCAGTGCGTCGTCGCGCCGCTCGAGGCGCCCGTAGACGAAGTCCGCGCCCCCGGAGTCGGCCAACGCGCGCTCGAGCGAGTCGTTCGCGGCGAAGCGGTCGTCCGCGTTGAGGAAGTGGATGTAGGTGTCCGGCTCCAGAACGCGGGCGATCCCTCGGTTCATCGCGTCGTAGAGGCCGTCGTCGGGCATGCTCGTCCACCGGACCCGGCCGCCGTAGCGGCGGAGGATGTCGAGCGTGCCGTCCGTCGAGCAGCCGTCGACGACGATGTACTCGAGGGGGCGGCACGATTGAGCCAGGACACTCTCGATCGCCCCCTCGATCGTGCGCGCGCCGTTTCGCACGACGGTGATGACGGTGATGGGAAGAGCGGGAGATCGAGTGTCTGCCATCCGGCCATCTTCCCTCAGGACGCGCTCCGCAATCAAGCCGTCCGCGGATTGACACGGGAACGGTCCTCTATGACACTCCGGCCCCATGTCCACATCAAGGTTCACGCTCTGGTGGGATCGCTCGCTGCGGTTCGCGATGGGATCCGGCTCCATCTTTTCCGGCTCGCTCTTCGGCATCATTCGAAACAAATGGCTCGCCACGCACCTGCACGCCGCCGGACTCGGGGTGCTGGCCCAGACGACCTCCGCGCAGGCGTGGCTCGGCAGCCTTGCCAACATGGGAGTGGGCTTTCCGGTGGCGCACGCCGTTGGCGCCGCGCGGGGGCTGGGGAACGACGACGATGCGCGGCGGACGATCTGGACCGCGCTCTCCATTACCAGCCTCGGCTCGCTTTTCGTCGCGGCCCTGGGGCTGACCTTCGCGGGCCCGATCAGCAGGGCGCTCTTGGGATCCACCGAACACGCGCTCCTCGTGCGCGTGGCCGCGCTGGGGGCCACGGGGATCGCGTTCCAAGGTGTCCTGTTCGGGCTCTTCGCGGGCCGGTCCGACCTCCGGGCCAACCTGACCCTCTCCCTCGTGGGCGGCATCGTGGCCGTGGCCGCCACGCTGGCCCTCGTGCCCCGCTGGGGCCTTGCGGGCGGCGCCGTCGGGATCGCCGTGCTCGCCCCCGCGGGGATCGCGGGCGTACTGCTGCTGCACCGGCGCTCCTACGCGAGACTGTTTACTCCGGTGCCGAAACCGCCGCTCGATCTGGCTCTGGCCCGCTCGATTCTGGGCGTCGGGGCGGCGGCACTGGTGCTCACGTTGGTCGACCTGGGCACGATGCTCGCGGTCCGCTCGAATTACCTGAGCGTGAACGGAGTCGCCGCGAACGGGCTGCTCCAGGCGGCGCTGGCGTTGTCACAGCAGGTGGGCACGCTCTTCTACGCTTACCTGTCGAATTACGCTTTCGGAAAGGTGAGCGGGCTGGGGGGCGCCGCTGAGATCCGCGTCTACACGAGGCGGCACTGGCGGCCGCTCATGCTCCTGGCGGCGCCGATCTTCGCGCTGGCGATGGTCGCGTCGGCACCACTCCTCCATCTCCTCTACTCCAGCCGCTTCGATCCGGCGCGTCCGTTGATGGCGTGGACGCTCTGGGGCGAGTTCTGCCGTGTGGGCATGAACGCGTGGGCGGTCGGGGCGCTCCCCACCGGGGGAGCCCGGCTCTGGCTTCCGATCGGGATCGCCCCCGCGATCGGCCTCGCGTTGTCCTACGCGGTCCTCTCGCACGCGAACCTGGGCACGCTCAGCCTCCCGCTTGCCTACGCCGGCGCGGGCCTCTTCTCGCTCTGCTTCGGTGGGATCGCGATGAGCCGCGCGGGCGTGACGCTCACGAAGCAGGACCTGGCCGTCGTTCTGGGATCCGCCCTCGCGCTGGCGGCCCTGGCTCGTTGGGTTTCGGCCTAGCGGGGTCGAGGGAACCGCGGGGCGGGTTCCGGGCTAGCGAGGCCGCGGAGTTCGCTCGGAAGGTCTCAAGATTCGGTAGATCCAGCCCAGCGCCGGCGAAAAAACCGCCGCCGTCCTCAGCCGCCGCTTCAAATGAGCCGGGGTGAGCGCGCGGCGGAGCCCGGCGCGCGTGACCTGGTGCGTGGCGTCGGCGAGCGTGAAGATCCGCTCCTTCCCTCCGATCAGCTCGAGATTCCGGTCGGCCTCGGGGCCCTCCCAGGCCGCGCCGGTCCCCTGCTTCACGTGGCCGTAGGCGTGATTCTGATGGATCACGAGCGTCGCCTCGGTGGCATCGACCACCGGCATCTTGCGACCGCGCGCGTAGTAGATCATCCAGTTGTCCCAGCCGGGGCGTCCCACCGCGAAGGGCGGAAGGGCTCCCAACGCGCCGCGAGGGTAGACGAAGTAGTCGCTCCCGCTCGGTGGGTGTAGCAGGCCCGTTCGCTCCACGCGCGTGCGCAGCTCCCGCTCCCAGCTCGGGTCGCCGAAGGCGAGCGGCTCCGTCACATCGAGGTCCCACCGCTGACCCACCATCAGGAAGGCTCTCTTCGCCGCGGCGACCCGCCCTGCCGCTTCCGCGAAATCGGAGAGCAGGAGGATGTCAGCGTTCACGTAGCAGAGAAGGTCGCGCTGGGCGCGCGCCTCGGCGGCGGCGAAGACCGAGCTCAAGAGCGGGGTCCCGAATTCGTTCCGGTCCACAGCGGGAATCCGATCGGTGCCCAGCGCGGCCGCCGTTTCGGCCGTTCCCGGCTCGTCCCCGCAGAGGATCACCTCGCACGCGGGACGGAGGCAGCGCCAGCTCTGGATCGCGTTCCGCTGAATGATGCCGATGTGCCCGTCGAACGGCTTCGGGACGGTGAAGATCGTGAGCACGGGCCGCGGCTCAGGACCTGCGCAGCACGAAGCAGCCGAGCCCGTAGAGTCGCTCGCGCGAGGGCGTGGCGAGCGCCGGGCCCTCGTCGCTTCGCTCCCAGCGGTTCTCCAGGTCCTTGAGCCAGAACTCGCGGCTCTCGACGGTGAATCCCTGGAGAAGCCTCGGCAGGCGCTCAGGGCCGTACACGCGATGCCACGGCGCGAAGACGGCGTCGCTGCCGACGGGGATCGTGAGGAGCATGAGACCGCCGGGCCGGAGGAGCGAGCGCAGGCGCGCCATCGCGGCCAGGTCGCCGTCGGCATGCCCTTCCGTCACGCCGTAACGGCCGGCGATCCCGACGTGCTCGATCGCGGAGCAATTGATCGCGAGGTCGAATCGCGCCTCTTCGAGCGGCAGCTCGAGAATGTCCCCTTGGAGGAACTTGAGGCGCTCATGCCGGTACGGCCACGCGACCTCGCCTAAATCGACCGCGGTCACGCGGAACCCGGCGTGCGCCGCGACCACGCCGAGGGGGCTCTGCCCACAGCCGAAGTCGATCGCCTCCCCGGAGCCTTGTGGGATCCGCGCGGCCACCCACGACCACTCGATTTCGCGGTCCCCGGAGAGATCCCGCCCGCCTTCCGCCCTCGGACGTAGGCTCCGCTTGAGCCCGCGAAGGGCGCCATAGAGTCCCTCCGGGAGCGGGACCGAGATGTGGACGCGGCGCACGCCCTGCCTCAGTAGGCGTTGGCGTCGTGGAAGACGCGCACGAGGGTCAGGAACAGAATCTTCATGTCGAAGGCCATCGACCAATTCTCGATGTAGTAGAGGTCGTACTCGATCCGCCGCTCGAGCGGCGTGTCGCCGCGGAGGCCGTTCACCTGGGCCCATCCGGTGATGCCCGACTTCACGTGGTGGCGGAGCATGTAGCGCGGGATCGACGCCCGGAACCGATCCACGAACACGGGCTGCTCGGGCCTCGGTCCCACCAGGCTCATGTGTCCGACGAGAACGTTCCAGAGCTGTGGAAGCTCGTCGATCGACAGCTTTCGCAGTATCGTACCCGCGCGCGTCCGCCGGGGATCCGCGGCGCGGCTCCACTGCGGTCCGGTCGCCTCCGCGTCGGTTCGCATCGTGCGGAACTTGAGCATCAGGAACCGTCGTCCGTTCACGCCGACCCGTTCCTGCGCGTAGAAGACCGGCCCCGGCGAATCGAGCTTGATCCAGAGCGCGATCGCGAGAAGCAGCGGCGAGAGAAGGAGGAGGCCAAGCCCCGCGAAGAGCATGTCGAAGGCCCGCTTCGCCACCATGTTCCAGCCCTGCTCCGGCGTCTCGGTGACGAGCACCACAGGGGTTCCGTCGAAATCCTCCACGCTCGCGTTCAAGGTGAAAGCGCGGGCCAGGTCCGGCACCAGCCGGACGGCAACGGTCGAGTCGCTGAGCCGCTCGAGCGCCTCGAGCTCGGCCTCGTGCTCGGTGCGCGCCAAGGCGAGGTAGACCAGCTCGGCGCCCGTCTCCTTGGCAAGTGCCGGCAGCTCCGAAACCGTGCCGATTACGTCGTGGTCGGCGACCCGCTTCCCGATGTCCGCAGCGCCGGCGCCCACGATTCCCACCACCTTGAAGCCG
Above is a genomic segment from Candidatus Eisenbacteria bacterium containing:
- a CDS encoding NAD-dependent epimerase/dehydratase family protein; the protein is QGQDLLFNLAGQTSHLDSMQDPNTDLEINARAQLSILETCRKHNPGVKVVFASTRQIYGKPQYLPVDEKHLLIPVDVNGINKMAGEAYHVLYNNVYGIRACALRLTNTYGPRTRVKDARQTFLGIWTRLILEGKPFEVWDGSQLRDFTYVDDAVEAFLLAAASEEADGKVFNLGGADPPISLKDLADLLVSANGGGRYEQRTFPSDRKRIDVGDYYADDRAIRSALSWQPRVTLREGLARMLEYYRQHLPRYL
- a CDS encoding DegT/DnrJ/EryC1/StrS family aminotransferase — encoded protein: MDPRANYLAHREEIDSAISGVLEGGRYILGPEVAAFEREFAEYVGVRHAVGVGSGTEALHLALLACGIGPGDTVATVSHTAVATVAAIELAGATPLLVDIEPRTFTMDPERLEEAIAAQRATSPSASVRAVIPVHLYGHPADLTAILAVARGHGLRVIEDCAQAHGASWNGRRVGAHGDIAAFSFYPTKNLAALGDGGAVVTDDPALAERVRLLREYGWRERYVSDFAGTNSRLDELQAAVLRVKLRHLEAENARRRAIAAMYDQALAGSSVAPPRARTEGRHVYHQYVVRSPRRDGLIEEFGGRGTRLLIHYPQPVHLQPAYRTRARLAPGGLPHTEQVCREIVSLPMHPHLTDSQARTVTEWILSWDRAAVNGA
- a CDS encoding glycosyl transferase, which produces MMRHFCTYFDRNYLSRGLALYRSLQALGRPFQLWVLCMDPVCHAALASAELPGIRPIALEDFERGDDALLRAKANRTLVEYYFTCTASLPRYVFREEPGIDLLTYVDADLYFFADPEPLFEELAGGSIAIIEHRISKRLGPLEQYGRYNVGWISFRRDANGMACLEWWRDRCLEWCYDRVEPGRFAEQKYLDEWPRRFGGVVVLRHPGANAAPWNLADHPVRWDGDRLRVGESPLLFFHFHGFRHLGGRLYDPNLSRYRARLSKTARLHVYHPYIRALHEADGEISPHSGNTSLGTSVRHPLPTPFVQRVVKRIRRLGRFWIGLASGHYLLAPRPGTSKRRVSGSASVPARS
- a CDS encoding glycosyltransferase — encoded protein: MESAVQIVRRASSSFPSPRAAPTACATGKPTPMLARLPSHACAEVVWASTPSPAACRCVASHLFRMMPKSEPEKMEPDPIANRSERSHQSVNLDVDMGPECHRGPFPCQSADGLIAERVLREDGRMADTRSPALPITVITVVRNGARTIEGAIESVLAQSCRPLEYIVVDGCSTDGTLDILRRYGGRVRWTSMPDDGLYDAMNRGIARVLEPDTYIHFLNADDRFAANDSLERALADSGGADFVYGRLERRDDALRYTDVVGQPVDRPALLFGTRIAHQAILCKRSVFDRVGGFRTEYRIAADYDWLLRVFEDPGITTRFVPVVVASMGFGGVSWERFPALARERFRIVRRHYAFPDVVRFSVYTVFGDYLRHYLQRVLRRLHLLNFARALKQSLRRDA
- a CDS encoding DUF268 domain-containing protein produces the protein MVDGLRHEDSVPDPRARLPRRQRLLRQGVRRVHISVPLPEGLYGALRGLKRSLRPRAEGGRDLSGDREIEWSWVAARIPQGSGEAIDFGCGQSPLGVVAAHAGFRVTAVDLGEVAWPYRHERLKFLQGDILELPLEEARFDLAINCSAIEHVGIAGRYGVTEGHADGDLAAMARLRSLLRPGGLMLLTIPVGSDAVFAPWHRVYGPERLPRLLQGFTVESREFWLKDLENRWERSDEGPALATPSRERLYGLGCFVLRRS
- a CDS encoding undecaprenyl-phosphate glucose phosphotransferase; this encodes MTMFARHRQLFLTGIFLLDGVLIFGSWVAAYWVRFQWLRLPAPLGIPPIKGYVWLGAVITPLALLVLRSFHLYRSARTARLSQELWTLVQGIAIVTALAALTSYFWRGELARSVLLLFAIFGAGSLCAAHLSIRVALRALRRRGRNLRHVLIVGTGELAERVARKMAVQSDYGFKVVGIVGAGAADIGKRVADHDVIGTVSELPALAKETGAELVYLALARTEHEAELEALERLSDSTVAVRLVPDLARAFTLNASVEDFDGTPVVLVTETPEQGWNMVAKRAFDMLFAGLGLLLLSPLLLAIALWIKLDSPGPVFYAQERVGVNGRRFLMLKFRTMRTDAEATGPQWSRAADPRRTRAGTILRKLSIDELPQLWNVLVGHMSLVGPRPEQPVFVDRFRASIPRYMLRHHVKSGITGWAQVNGLRGDTPLERRIEYDLYYIENWSMAFDMKILFLTLVRVFHDANAY